The DNA window TGGGAGACCTCGGCTCGCTACCCTTTATTCTGCTCGCAGGACTTATGGCTAATGCGAATTTTAATGGCCCGGGATTGCAGGGCGCCGCGGTTTTGGGTCTCTATGCACCCTATGTGTTTATTGGCTACAGTGCGGTGATCTTAAGTTTTTTAAGCGGAGCACTCTGGGAGCGGGAAAGGCAGCGAAGCAAGTTGGCTGAGCCCAATAGGCTGGCCACAGTAACTATTCTATTTAGCAATTTTATTGCCCTCAGCGCCTGGGCCTGTCTGCTGTTAATCTATGTAGCGCCGATCATGACGGTCTTCGCCCTCTGTTTACTGATGGCAGGGTTTCTTAGCCTGCTCTGGGTGGAGCGCTTGACTGCAGAGACCAGTCTTACTGACAACAGCTATTGGTCGATGCGCATACGAATCACAATTTTAGTCGTGTTGTTGCACGCGCTGGTCGCTGCACTGATGCTCGGGGAGTTATAACTATGGCTGAATCTTTAAGCCCAGAGCCTTCTATTCCGGAGCTCACAATCTTCTACGATGGCGGCTGTCCCCTCTGTGTCTCAGAGATGCGCCACTTGAATCGCCGGGATACAGAGCAAAAAATTGTTCTGCAAGACATTCATGCTCAGGGTTTTGCAGAGCGCTTCCCCCATATAGACCCAGTGCGTGCGGATCAGATTCTGCATGGCCAGCTGGCTAATGGCGATATGATTTATGCACTGGATGTGACCTATGAAGCCTGGGCCCTAGTGGGCAAGCGTCACTGGGTTGCGATATTACGTTGGCCAGTGGTCAAGCAGGTGTCTCATCAGGTCTATCTGTTTTTTGCCAAGCACCGTTCGCGGATTTCGAAGCTATTGACCGGCAGCGAACGCTGCGAAGTCTGTGAGATTAAGCGGGGTGAGGTATGACGAATGTAAATGAAGGCACTGCAGCATTGGTGTTGGGTGCCAGTGGCGGACTTGCTCAGGCGATTGTCAGTGAGTTAATGGCAGATGCTGGTATAGATACCGTGATTGCTGTGAGTCGACGTGCTGCCCCGGAACATTTTGTCACTGCTCCTGCTCCTCCAATGTGGATCGAAACCGAATACAGTGAGCCTGCTATGGCCGCCGTGGTTGAGCAGCTGCAATGCTTTGCTGGACGCATCACCAGAGTGGTGATCTGCCATGGTATTTTGCACAGCGACTCACTGTGGCCAGAGAAGCGTCTCGAAGATATTAGCGCTGAGTCATTGCAAACTGTGTTTCAGGCCAACAGCGTGGTGCCGGTTTTGTGGCTCAAGTTATTACATCGATTATTAAAGAGTAAGCAGCGCTGTGTTGTGGCTGCACTGAGTGCTAGGGTTGGCAGTATTGGCGACAACCATCTTGGTGGCTGGTATGCCTATCGCAGTTCCAAGGCGGCGCTGAATATGATGTTGCGTACACTGTCCATCGAATATGGGCGGCGGGTCAAAAACGTCAAGATTATTTCCTTCCATCCGGGGACTACGGATACGGCGCTATCTAAGCCTTTTCAGGCTTCAGTGCCATCAGATAAATTGTTTACTCCAGAGTTTGTCGCCGGGCGATTGTGCGGGATCATGGATAAGGCCGAGATCGACGGGCAGCTCTCCTACTTAGATTGGGATAACAAAGCCATTCCTTGGTAGGCGCACAAGAATTGATACACTGTTGTCCGTTTTGTGGGCAACAGTAGGTGAATCCATGCATGTTCAAGTGAAACCCCTCAATCAATACCCCTGGTATATTCGTCCGTTTTTCTGGAATCAGAAGCGCAAATATGGCGCCGTGCTGGATCCCGGCCGCCTCTGGGGCCGTTCACCAAAACTCTTTGCCAGCGTGGCGATTATGTATGGGGTGTTGGATCGAAAAGCTTCGCCGTTAAGCCCGGTGCTACGCTCATTGGTGACGGTGCGGGTCTCTCAGGTGAATGACTGCCACTTCTGTGTCGATATCAATTCTGCCACTTTGGCCCAGCGCACCGGTTCTATGGATAAGATGCTCGCCCTCAGCGACTGGCGCAACCAAGATCTGTTTAGCGAAGAAGAACAGGTTGTTCTCGAGTACACTGAGGCGGTGACCTATACTCATGGGGTAGTCAGTGCTGAGTTAATGACAAGGCTGCGCAGGTTTTACGATGATGAGGGGATTGTCGAATTGACCGGATTGATTGCCTTTCAGAATCTCTCGAGTAAATTTAACAATGCTTTGGACGTGCCTGCTCAAGGTTTTTGTCCGATAGTGGAGTAGGCTGTTTTTTACCAACTATTGTTTGCGGGCTAAGAGCTGATAACTAATCTCCAGCCTGTCTTCGACTTTCAACAAGCCATTAAATACCGAGAACGGTTGTATACCGAAGTCGGTCTGCAAAATCCCGAAGCTGCCGCTAATCAGCAGACTTTTCATGCCTGACTCAAGGCTGTTTGTATCCATCTGAGTCACTGCTATCTCCAGTTGCTGCGCTTGAAAAACGCCATGTAAACCAATGCGAGTGGAGGCTGGCTGTCGATCCATAACCCCAGCGCAATCTAGACTCTGAAGTTGCACAAAGGGAAATTCCGCTGTTTCCAGGCTGATCAGCATATTGGTTTTAGTCGCGGCGATATCGTTTTCTGTGGGGGTGGTGAGCAGCTTGGCCTGGTTGCGCAAAATTGGATCATCAACGATAAGTTGGTTTAGGGGCGCATAGAAATCCGCCCGGCAGCTACCGTCATTGCCGAGCAATAGGTAGCCCTGCACATCGCGACTGGCCACTATATGGTCGTGCCCGAATTTGGCCATAGCACCGCCGCGCAGGACTTTGATGAGCACAATGGAGTTGGCGCTGTCTAGTTGGTAGAGGCTGCTCTGCGGGTCTGGGTTGGCATAGATGGCGCTAGGGTAATCAGCTGGTCGTTGTTGCCTGATGGACTCTTCTCTCGGCACCGAGCAGGCGATAACTAAGATGGAGGGGAGTAATACTGTGGCGATAAGTTTTTTAATTATTCAGCTCCTGAGCTTGCCGCTGCATTTCAACAACGAAGCTAACTCTGACATCAATGCCGATCTGATCGCCGCTGGACCAGTCGCCTATGCCAATAGAAAAGTCGCTGCGCTTTAAAACTAGCTCGCCACTCATGGTGGCGCGGTCTGGATTCTGAGCATCTGGCTGCCAGGTAAAGGGCACATTCACTGGCTCGGAAACGCCCTTTAAATTTAAGCTTCCCTCGGCGATAAAGCGTTCCTTTGAGTTGCTCTCGGCGACAAAGCTATTCGTTATCAAGTGGTTGCTACTAAACACTGCCTGATCAAAACGACCAACATCAAACCAATCGACTCCGGCAATTTCGCGGTTCAGTTCGTCGTCACTCATATCGGCGCTGTCAACAGCTACTTTTACCAGCAGCTTTTCAGCAGGGCTGTAATCCACAGAGAACTGGGTAAAGCGCCCATCAATTGGTAGGCCTTGAAAGGTTACTTCATAGTTAAGTTTGCTGTTAGTGAGCACTGACTGCCACTGATCAGCAAGGCTCGATTGGCAGAATAGAAGGGGGCTTAGCAGAATAGCTTTAACGAAATAATTCATCAGCTTAAAACCACATGCGCTTTACCACGCTATCGCGAAGCTTAAAGTGATGCCATAGGGCAGCACCTATGTGCACTGCAAGTACTACAAGCAGTAAGATCACCGACACTTCGTGAACCTCTTCGGCAATTTCTTTCAGGGCTTTGTCAGGACCGGTTAGGGCAGGTAGTTCGATGATCCAGAACCAATTGATCGGGCGATTGGCCGCTGAGGACATGATCCAACCACTGAGGGGCAGCACCAGCATCAGGCCGTAAAGTAAACTGTGGCCAAGATTGGCCAGTCGTCGTTGCACAATGCTGGCGTCCGGCAGGGCGGGTATGGAGCCGGCCATGCGCCATAGCAGTCGCAGAACGGCCAGTATCAATACCAGGATGCCAAAGGACTTATGCCAGCCAAATAGTTCGAGTTTTAGCGGCGAATTAGCTAAGTCATCGGCATAAAAACCGAGTGGAATTTGAACTAAAATTAACAGCGCCGTGAGCCAGTGCAGTAGCTTGCTCGGCCAGCCCCATTGTTGCTCTGTGTTGCGAATGCCCATAAGAATTTCCCTCTGTTTCTCTGTCCTTTAAAGCCTGATTATCAGCTCAATTCTGGTCTGTGTAAAACAATCAAAAGCGATTACTTCAATCTGCTACTATAGCGTCCTTAAATTCGACCACACAAGATGCCACCATGGCCAACGAAACTCCTCTGATCTGCGAAATTGTTGATTTGATCCACGACGGCCGCGGTGTCGGTCGTCCCGACGGTAAGGCCTGTTTTATCGACGGCGCGTTGCCCGGCGAAACGGTTGAGTTTCGTCGTCACAATGAGAAGCGCAATTACGATGAAGCTCATGTGCTCAATGTGGTCTCGGCATCGCCGAGTCGCGTCGATCCGCTGTGCAAACATTTCCCTCGCTGTGGCGGCTGCACACTGCAGCATCTCGAACATGGGGCGCAGATAGGTTTTAAGCAGCAGCAGCTTATGGATAGTTTGGAGCGTGCTGTTTTACTGCCAGAAATTGTTTTACCGGCGCTGAGCGCGCCTCAGTGGGGCTATCGCCGCCGGGCCCGCCTAGCAGTGCAGCGGGCCAAAGATGGCCAGATAGTGGTTGGCTTCCGCAATGCCGGTAGCCGCCGTATCGAACCGATCACTGAATGTCATGTGTTGGTCGAGCCACTACCTGCAATAGTTGCTGCACTTCCAGCTTGGATGGTTAACTTTCCTTCTGGCATTCGCCTCTCGGAGGTTGAATTGCTCAGTGCCGACAATGCCGTGGCCATTGCCATTGAGGCTAGTCGTGTGCCCTCCGCTGGGGAGCGCGAAGCCATGTTGGCTGAACTGACGTTTAGCGATGCTCAGCTGTGGTGGAAGACTGAAAAGCAGACCGCTTTTAAGCGTATTGACGGCGGTGATCAATCTTTAAATGTCGCACTCACTGAGACTATTCGGCTGCAAGTTGAGCCGGGCCAGTTCGTTCAGGTCAATGGTGAGATTAATCGCCAGATGATTGATCAGGTTGTTGATCTGGTGCGTAAGACTACTTCCGATCGAGAGTCTGTTGCGGTTGACCTGTTCTGCGGGTCGGGCAATTTCTCGCTGCCCTTGGCGGCTGAGTTTGATCGCGTGATTGGTATTGAGGGGCTCACCGAGTTGGTGGCAAAAGCCCAACAGAATGCCCGGCTCAACAGTATTACTAACACAGAATTTGTCGTCTCGGATCTGAGCAGTTGGACCGGCATGCGCAAAATCAAAGGCAAGGTTGATCTGGTGCTGCTGGATCCACCGCGAAGCGGCGCTGCTGGTGTTATGCCTTGGGTTGTCAAAACCAAGGCCAAGCAGGTAATTTATATTTCCTGCCACCCTTCGACTATGGTTCGCGACCTTAAAGTGCTCGCCGAAGCCGGTTATAAAATGAAGGCAGCTGGGGTGATGGATATGTTCCCTCACACAGCCCACGTCGAGGCGATTGCGCTGTTAGAAAAATAGATTTCAGAGGAATTTTTGGCTGTTAGCTGCATCGGCTTTCAGTTAAACTTCCCACCGTTTTAAACCTGCTACATTTCGACCCTACATTTAAACGCCACCAGTTATGGGAATGTCCTAACCATGTTTGATAAAAACCAGACCATTGAGAATTTTGATGCCGAGGTATGGCACGCCATGCAGCAGGAAGATCAGCGTCAAGAACAGCATATTGAACTGATTGCCTCTGAGAACTACACCAGCCCGGCGGTTATGGCAGCTCAGGGCGGTCAGATGACCAACAAATACGCTGAAGGTTATCCCGGCAAGCGCTACTACGGTGGCTGTGAATATGTTGATATCACTGAGCAGTTGGCGATTGATCGTCTGAAAAGCCTCTATGGCGCGGCCTATGCTAATGTGCAGCCGCACTCTGGCTCTCAGGCAAACAGTGCGGTATTTTTGGCACTGATCAAGGGCGGCGACACCATTTTGGGTATGAGTCTGGCCGACGGTGGTCACCTGACTCACGGATCCAAGCCGAGCTTTTCTGGCAAGCTCTACAATGCAGTTCAGTATGGTCTCGATAACGACACTGGTCTGATCGATTACGACCAGGTTGAAGCTCTGGCTATAGAGCACAAGCCGGCAATGATTATCGCAGGATTCTCGGCTTACTCCGGCATCATGGATTGGGCGCGCTTCCGCGAAATCGCCGACAAAGTTGGTGCCTATCTGATGGTTGATATGGCTCACGTCTCTGGTCTGATCGCCGCTGGGGTCTACCCGAACCCGGTGCCTCATGCCCACGTTGTAACGTCGACGACCCACAAAACACTGCGTGGCCCACGTGGCGGCATCATTATTACTAATGACGAAGCTGTGGCGAAGAAATGTAACTCTGCTGTTTTCCCTGGTGGACAGGGCGGCCCGCTGTGTCACGTTATTGCCGCTAAGGCGATTGCTTTTAAAGAAGCAGCCAGCCCTGAGTTTGTTAAATACCAAAAGCAGGTTGTGGCCAATGCTAAGGCCATGGCAGCGAGATTTATGCAACGCGGTATTGATATTGTTTCCAATGGCACCGAAAATCACCTGATGCTAGTTAGCCTGATTGGTAAAGAGTACACAGGTACAGACGCTGACCGCGCCATGGGCGAAGCCTTTATCACAGTGAACAAAAACGCTGTACCCAATGACCCGCGCTCACCCTTTGTGACTTCTGGTTTGCGAGTGGGTACGCCAGCGATTACAACTCGCGGTTTTGGCATTGACGAGACTGTGCAGCTAACCGATTGGATGTGCGATATTCTCGACAGTCTGGAAAACGGCACTTCTGAGCAGGTTATTGCTGAGGTCAAAGCCAAGGTGTTGGACGTCTGTGCTCGCTTCCCAGTCTATGGTTAGTCTCTAATCATGGGTTCATGAAGAGCGAATCGAAAAAGCCCTGTTTACTGCAGGGCTTTTTTGTTTTTAACTGGCAGCGCTAAAAATAAAAAATAGAGAGTCCTATTTGAGCGATAAACTAGCAGATAGATTACGCAACGCCGCAACTGTTTTGATTATGCGCCAGGCTCAAACGGGCATGGAGATATTACTGCTGCGCCGCAATGCCAAGTTAGCCTTTGCCGGTGGTGCCTGGGTGTTTCCCGGTGGCGCGGTAGATCAGGCCGATCGTGAGAGCGACAGTGCTGGACCAGAGGATGAGTTACTCTCGGCGCGAGTTGCCGCAGTGCGGGAGTCTGCTGAAGAGTGCGGCCTTGCATTAGATGTGGAGCAGCTAGTGCATTTCTCCCACTGGACCACTCCGGAAAAGTCAAAGCGTCGCTTTGCTACCTGGTTTTTTGCTGCGGTGGTTGCCGATACTGAATCAACGGTGGTGATTGACGATGGCGAGATCCATGATTTTCAATGGTTAACTCCGGCTCAGGCTATGGCGATGCATTATGCTGGTGAGCTGAATATGATGCCGCCGACCTACATGAGTATCAAGTTGGTGGATCAGTTTTCAAGTGCCGAAAAGGCCCTGGAAAGTTTGCGTCATTTTGATGCTTATTGGGTTACTCCACGATTCACTCGAGACGGTGAAGTGGACTTATTGCTCTATCCTGGAGATGCCGGTTATGAGGCACACAATGGTGCTCTTGCGGGCCCGCGACACCGCTGCATAGTAAGCGATGAGGGCGTTCGCTATATTCACTCTGGTGAGGATGTAGGAATAGCGGCTATGGATAATCCACAATAGCTTTCAGAGCATTATCTTGTGTTAGAATGGCCGCCCTTTTTTTCGATCTAAAGCCATGTATTGTCCCTTTTGCAAAGCTGATGACACCAAAGTCGTGGATTCGCGCCTAGTCGCCGACGGTGGTCAGGTTCGTCGACGTCGTGAATGCCTTAGTTGCAGTGAACGTTTTACCACTTACGAGATGGCCGAACTGGTGATGCCGCGAGTGATTAAGACCGATGGTACCCGCGAGCCCTTCGACGAGAACAAGCTGCGCGACGGTCTCCAGCGCGCTTTGGAAAAACGTCCGGTATCCATAGAACAGATCGAAGTTGCCCTGACCCAGATAAGACATTTCCTTCAGGTCACTGGTGAGCGTGAAGTGCCGTCGCGAATGATTGGTGAAGCAGTGATGGGTAAATTGCGCGAGTTGGATGAAGTTGCCTATGTGCGTTTCGCCTCGGTGTATCGCAGTTTCCAGGATCTCAGTGAATTCCAGGATGAGCTCAATCGTTTAAATGCCTTAAAGCCCACTGAGGCGCAAGACTGATGGCCTACTCTGTGGCAGATCGTGAATATATGTCCCGTGCCTTGGAGCTGGCTGCCCAGGGTCGATTCACCACGACACCGAATCCCAGTGTTGGCTGTGTGCTTGTGGTTGATGACAAGATTGTCGGCGAAGGTTTCACCCGACCTGTTGGCGGTAATCATGCTGAAATTGAAGCATTGAATGGCGCTTTTCTTAAGGCTTCAGATATAAAAGGCGCGACTGCCTACGTGACTCTGGAGCCCTGCAGCCACACCGGCAAGACTGGGCCCTGTGTTCAGGCGCTGATAGACGCAGGTATTAGCCGCGCAGTTATCGCCTGTGAAGATCCCAATCCTAACGTTGCTGGTGCCGGTATTCAGTTACTCGAAGCCGCCGGCATCGAAGTCGCCTGTGGTCTCTATGAAGATCAAGCACGAGAGCTAAACAAAGGTTTTATCAAACGTCATGAACAGGGACTACCCTGGGTTGTGGTTAAGATCGCCGCCAGCCTTGACGGCCGCACCGCTATGGCCAGTGGCCAGAGTCAGTGGATCACTACGCCAGCGTCGCGCAAAGATGTGCAGCGTTTGCGCGCGGCAAACTGCGCCATCATTACTGGCATTGGTACCCAGTTGATGGATGATCCCTCCCTGACGGTGCGCATTACCCATGAAGACGTTGGCGTTGAAGATAGCCTGCGCCAGCCCCTGCGGGTGGTGGTGGACAGCAAGTTACAGATGAGCCCCGAAGCGCGGATGTTTGCCCAGCCTGGCGATACCCTTATTGCAACAATCGATGGACTAGAGCAACGTGAAAAAGCGCCGGCACTGGAGGCCTCTGGTGCGGCGGTGGTGTTTTTGCCCGCTCGTGATGGCCATGTGGATCTCTACGAATTATTACTCGAGCTAGCGCGACGTGAATGCAATAGCGTTATGGTTGAGGCTGGTGCTGGATTAGCCGGTGGCTTTGTTGCTGAAGGACTGCTGGACGAGTTGGTTTGCTACTGGGCACCGAAGCTGTTTGGCAGCGATGCGCGGCCGATGTTTGAGCTGCCGATCCAGACCATTGATGCTCATTTGGCGTTGGCTGTAAAAGATATGCGCCAGATTGGTGAGGATATCCGTATCACCCTGAGGCCGGATAAGGATTACTAATTTAAGAGTCATTGCATGACCGTTAAATTATCCTGATAGCCGAGCGAACCGAAGTATCTTCGACAGGATTGCAGGGGGTAAGGCAGTGCACCGATGAGATCCTTAGGCTGCGCTGAGGATCTCAAAACCGACAGCTGGCAGATGCCAGGGGCAGAGCTTTAATAAAACGCTCATTAACAAAGAATTAATAAACACAGGCTAACAATATGTTTACAGGAATCATCAGCGCCCTCGGGGAGCTCACCAACCTCGAACCCCGCGGTGGCGACGCCCGGCTGCACATCAATACCGGTAATTTGAGTATGGCCGATGTCCAACTCGGCGACAGTATTGCCTGCAACGGCACTTGCCTAACTGCAGTGGAGCTTACGGAAAACGGCTTTATCGCCGACGTCTCAGTAGAGACCCTGACCCTGACTACCACCGGCAACCTAAAACTCGGCAGCCGCATCAATCTGGAAAAAGCCATGCAGGCTACAGACCGCTTTGGCGGCCACATAGTCTCCGGGCATGTTGATGGTATGGGTGAAGTGGTGTCGCTCCACGAAGACGCCCGCTCATGGCGCTTCCGTATTCGCGCACCCCGCGAGTTAGCCAAATACGTTGCTCACAAAGGCTCGATCACTGTCGATGGCACCAGCCTCACAGTCAATCATGTGGACGGCGCGGAATTCGAGCTCAATATAGTGCCCCACACTATGATCCACACGATTATGGGGGATTATCAGGTCGGTACCAAAGTAAACCTTGAGGTTGATCTAGTTGCCCGTTACCTTGAGCGCCTATTGCTCGGTGACAAGGCCGCAGACAGCGCTGCATAAAACGTCTTTAAACCCTAAATCAAAAGACAATAAGTTAACAAACAGTCCGCATTGGAAGAGAATAATAATGGTACTCAACACTATAGAAGAGCTGATTGAAGATATCCGTCAGGGCAAGATGGTTATTTTGATGGATGACGAAGATCGCGAGAATGAAGGCGATCTAGTGATGGCTGCACCCATGGTGAGGGCTGAAGACATTAACTTTATGGCCACCCACGCTCGCGGATTGATCTGTTTGACCCTGCATCAAGATCGCTGCAAGCAGTTAGAGCTGGCGATGATGGTTAACTCGAGCCAGAACAACGCTAGCCACGGCACGCCGTTCACTCTGTCTATTGAAGCTGCCGAAGGTGTTACCACCGGTATTTCAGCTGCAGATCGTGCGCGCACAGTGCAGGCTGCTGTTGCCAGCAGTGCTCGCCCAGAAGACATAGTGCAGCCGGGACATATTTTCCCGCTCAAGGCTCAGCCCGGCGGCGTACTCAGTCGCGCAGGTCACACTGAAGCTGGTTGTGACATGGCGAAAATGGCCGGTTTTGAACCCGCTGCTGTGATTGTTGAAATCATGAACGATGACGGCACCATGGCGCGTCGCGATGACCTCGAAGTGTTTGCTCAGAAACACGATCTGAAGATCGGCACCATTGCTGATTTGATTCATCACCGTCTGGTGACTGAAAAGACAACTCGCTGCATAAGTGAGCGTGAAGTGAGTACTAGCTATGGCGATTTCACATTAAAAACCTACCATGACGATGTGCACAGTGAGAAGCACTTCGCTTTGGTGATGGGTGATGTGAGTGGCGAACAACCAGTCTTGGTGCGAGTACACACCAACCGATCGGCCCGTGATTTACTCGCCATTGAAGATTCCAGCACGTTTAAAAGCTGGTCATTTCACAAGGCCCTTGAGCGCGTTGCTAGCGAAGGTCGCGGTGTTGTGGTGTTGCTCTACTACCCCGAATCTTCTGAAGATATAGATCGCAGTATTGAGCAGATTCTCAATCCAGGCCAGGCCCGCGGTCAGCGCGCCAGCGAAGTGGTCTACCAGCAAGTCGGCACCGGATCGCAGATTCTGCGCGATCTCGGCATTCAAAAGATGCGTTTAATGAGTGCACCGTTTAAATTTACCGGTATCTCCGGCTTTGATCTCGAAGTCGTCGAGCATGTCGACTACGAATAATCACAGGAACAGAGCATGAGCGAATATAGACCCGAAGAGGGAAGCTTTAATACAGGTAAGGTGCGCATCGCGGTTATAGCTGCGCGCTGGAATGCCGAGATCACCGATGGTCTGGTCGAGGGCGCTGTGCGTGCTTTTGCCCGTCACAACATCGCGGGCGATGCAGTGGATGTGTTTCGTGTGCCCGGCGCTTTTGAGC is part of the SAR92 clade bacterium H455 genome and encodes:
- a CDS encoding carboxymuconolactone decarboxylase family protein, coding for MHVQVKPLNQYPWYIRPFFWNQKRKYGAVLDPGRLWGRSPKLFASVAIMYGVLDRKASPLSPVLRSLVTVRVSQVNDCHFCVDINSATLAQRTGSMDKMLALSDWRNQDLFSEEEQVVLEYTEAVTYTHGVVSAELMTRLRRFYDDEGIVELTGLIAFQNLSSKFNNALDVPAQGFCPIVE
- a CDS encoding riboflavin synthase, yielding MFTGIISALGELTNLEPRGGDARLHINTGNLSMADVQLGDSIACNGTCLTAVELTENGFIADVSVETLTLTTTGNLKLGSRINLEKAMQATDRFGGHIVSGHVDGMGEVVSLHEDARSWRFRIRAPRELAKYVAHKGSITVDGTSLTVNHVDGAEFELNIVPHTMIHTIMGDYQVGTKVNLEVDLVARYLERLLLGDKAADSAA
- a CDS encoding SDR family NAD(P)-dependent oxidoreductase — encoded protein: MTNVNEGTAALVLGASGGLAQAIVSELMADAGIDTVIAVSRRAAPEHFVTAPAPPMWIETEYSEPAMAAVVEQLQCFAGRITRVVICHGILHSDSLWPEKRLEDISAESLQTVFQANSVVPVLWLKLLHRLLKSKQRCVVAALSARVGSIGDNHLGGWYAYRSSKAALNMMLRTLSIEYGRRVKNVKIISFHPGTTDTALSKPFQASVPSDKLFTPEFVAGRLCGIMDKAEIDGQLSYLDWDNKAIPW
- the ribBA gene encoding bifunctional 3,4-dihydroxy-2-butanone-4-phosphate synthase/GTP cyclohydrolase II; this encodes MVLNTIEELIEDIRQGKMVILMDDEDRENEGDLVMAAPMVRAEDINFMATHARGLICLTLHQDRCKQLELAMMVNSSQNNASHGTPFTLSIEAAEGVTTGISAADRARTVQAAVASSARPEDIVQPGHIFPLKAQPGGVLSRAGHTEAGCDMAKMAGFEPAAVIVEIMNDDGTMARRDDLEVFAQKHDLKIGTIADLIHHRLVTEKTTRCISEREVSTSYGDFTLKTYHDDVHSEKHFALVMGDVSGEQPVLVRVHTNRSARDLLAIEDSSTFKSWSFHKALERVASEGRGVVVLLYYPESSEDIDRSIEQILNPGQARGQRASEVVYQQVGTGSQILRDLGIQKMRLMSAPFKFTGISGFDLEVVEHVDYE
- a CDS encoding cytochrome b, whose translation is MGIRNTEQQWGWPSKLLHWLTALLILVQIPLGFYADDLANSPLKLELFGWHKSFGILVLILAVLRLLWRMAGSIPALPDASIVQRRLANLGHSLLYGLMLVLPLSGWIMSSAANRPINWFWIIELPALTGPDKALKEIAEEVHEVSVILLLVVLAVHIGAALWHHFKLRDSVVKRMWF
- a CDS encoding serine hydroxymethyltransferase yields the protein MFDKNQTIENFDAEVWHAMQQEDQRQEQHIELIASENYTSPAVMAAQGGQMTNKYAEGYPGKRYYGGCEYVDITEQLAIDRLKSLYGAAYANVQPHSGSQANSAVFLALIKGGDTILGMSLADGGHLTHGSKPSFSGKLYNAVQYGLDNDTGLIDYDQVEALAIEHKPAMIIAGFSAYSGIMDWARFREIADKVGAYLMVDMAHVSGLIAAGVYPNPVPHAHVVTSTTHKTLRGPRGGIIITNDEAVAKKCNSAVFPGGQGGPLCHVIAAKAIAFKEAASPEFVKYQKQVVANAKAMAARFMQRGIDIVSNGTENHLMLVSLIGKEYTGTDADRAMGEAFITVNKNAVPNDPRSPFVTSGLRVGTPAITTRGFGIDETVQLTDWMCDILDSLENGTSEQVIAEVKAKVLDVCARFPVYG
- a CDS encoding DUF3429 domain-containing protein, with translation MTDQVASSAKYNLTSFLGDLGSLPFILLAGLMANANFNGPGLQGAAVLGLYAPYVFIGYSAVILSFLSGALWERERQRSKLAEPNRLATVTILFSNFIALSAWACLLLIYVAPIMTVFALCLLMAGFLSLLWVERLTAETSLTDNSYWSMRIRITILVVLLHALVAALMLGEL
- the ribD gene encoding bifunctional diaminohydroxyphosphoribosylaminopyrimidine deaminase/5-amino-6-(5-phosphoribosylamino)uracil reductase RibD, coding for MAYSVADREYMSRALELAAQGRFTTTPNPSVGCVLVVDDKIVGEGFTRPVGGNHAEIEALNGAFLKASDIKGATAYVTLEPCSHTGKTGPCVQALIDAGISRAVIACEDPNPNVAGAGIQLLEAAGIEVACGLYEDQARELNKGFIKRHEQGLPWVVVKIAASLDGRTAMASGQSQWITTPASRKDVQRLRAANCAIITGIGTQLMDDPSLTVRITHEDVGVEDSLRQPLRVVVDSKLQMSPEARMFAQPGDTLIATIDGLEQREKAPALEASGAAVVFLPARDGHVDLYELLLELARRECNSVMVEAGAGLAGGFVAEGLLDELVCYWAPKLFGSDARPMFELPIQTIDAHLALAVKDMRQIGEDIRITLRPDKDY
- the nrdR gene encoding transcriptional regulator NrdR, encoding MYCPFCKADDTKVVDSRLVADGGQVRRRRECLSCSERFTTYEMAELVMPRVIKTDGTREPFDENKLRDGLQRALEKRPVSIEQIEVALTQIRHFLQVTGEREVPSRMIGEAVMGKLRELDEVAYVRFASVYRSFQDLSEFQDELNRLNALKPTEAQD
- a CDS encoding NUDIX hydrolase; the protein is MSDKLADRLRNAATVLIMRQAQTGMEILLLRRNAKLAFAGGAWVFPGGAVDQADRESDSAGPEDELLSARVAAVRESAEECGLALDVEQLVHFSHWTTPEKSKRRFATWFFAAVVADTESTVVIDDGEIHDFQWLTPAQAMAMHYAGELNMMPPTYMSIKLVDQFSSAEKALESLRHFDAYWVTPRFTRDGEVDLLLYPGDAGYEAHNGALAGPRHRCIVSDEGVRYIHSGEDVGIAAMDNPQ
- the rlmD gene encoding 23S rRNA (uracil(1939)-C(5))-methyltransferase RlmD, with protein sequence MANETPLICEIVDLIHDGRGVGRPDGKACFIDGALPGETVEFRRHNEKRNYDEAHVLNVVSASPSRVDPLCKHFPRCGGCTLQHLEHGAQIGFKQQQLMDSLERAVLLPEIVLPALSAPQWGYRRRARLAVQRAKDGQIVVGFRNAGSRRIEPITECHVLVEPLPAIVAALPAWMVNFPSGIRLSEVELLSADNAVAIAIEASRVPSAGEREAMLAELTFSDAQLWWKTEKQTAFKRIDGGDQSLNVALTETIRLQVEPGQFVQVNGEINRQMIDQVVDLVRKTTSDRESVAVDLFCGSGNFSLPLAAEFDRVIGIEGLTELVAKAQQNARLNSITNTEFVVSDLSSWTGMRKIKGKVDLVLLDPPRSGAAGVMPWVVKTKAKQVIYISCHPSTMVRDLKVLAEAGYKMKAAGVMDMFPHTAHVEAIALLEK
- a CDS encoding YceI family protein yields the protein MNYFVKAILLSPLLFCQSSLADQWQSVLTNSKLNYEVTFQGLPIDGRFTQFSVDYSPAEKLLVKVAVDSADMSDDELNREIAGVDWFDVGRFDQAVFSSNHLITNSFVAESNSKERFIAEGSLNLKGVSEPVNVPFTWQPDAQNPDRATMSGELVLKRSDFSIGIGDWSSGDQIGIDVRVSFVVEMQRQAQELNN
- a CDS encoding DUF393 domain-containing protein, which produces MAESLSPEPSIPELTIFYDGGCPLCVSEMRHLNRRDTEQKIVLQDIHAQGFAERFPHIDPVRADQILHGQLANGDMIYALDVTYEAWALVGKRHWVAILRWPVVKQVSHQVYLFFAKHRSRISKLLTGSERCEVCEIKRGEV